The Pedobacter roseus genome contains a region encoding:
- a CDS encoding phospholipase D family protein has protein sequence MYISNLEENISEELKLAEEIWIAVGLISINALSPLEHLNAQIHILVGIDLPTPPIVLRRLLEWAIQGKVKFKVYTLEGTFFHPKVYIWRKGSVLKAYVGSGNMTNGGWKNNVELFWQIEKVLECHKLVNWFGVNMAMGIAIDEKFIKNYEMQVFKPSKDPSIAHRKRLRNFKINYESDYDFYFRKEDFDAFTHERAITDNLTAKQARKIVNRKLLALHYRIFPKLQEKGVDLHHHHKSQNIVSSFAHTARNSKTLNGMWLYYGKSPDEAAAHPAKNDTEKSMNNHVRLQLIIREDTVGIWCAVGKGGGSRIDRNYFQRKMEVEKNQQYFFSLLKTLGDEYFVELAGKQPYFLKDIKTPQQLFHIIVQDRGNLEYYFIIGMNVLPNDERLLDNRLESFVLKEFEKLFPVYNFFKAPVK, from the coding sequence ATGTATATCAGCAATCTTGAAGAAAATATTTCTGAAGAACTCAAGTTAGCAGAAGAAATATGGATCGCGGTAGGACTTATATCCATCAATGCACTTTCTCCTCTAGAACATCTAAATGCGCAAATACATATCCTTGTAGGAATTGACCTTCCAACACCGCCCATTGTACTTAGACGACTCCTTGAATGGGCGATCCAAGGTAAGGTAAAATTCAAAGTATATACTCTCGAAGGCACTTTTTTCCATCCAAAGGTATATATATGGAGAAAAGGTTCTGTATTAAAGGCCTATGTTGGTTCAGGAAATATGACTAATGGAGGTTGGAAAAATAACGTTGAGCTTTTTTGGCAGATCGAAAAGGTTTTGGAATGCCATAAACTTGTAAATTGGTTCGGCGTGAATATGGCAATGGGTATAGCGATCGACGAAAAATTTATCAAAAACTATGAAATGCAGGTGTTCAAACCTAGTAAAGATCCCAGCATTGCTCATCGTAAAAGGCTTCGAAATTTTAAAATAAACTATGAAAGTGATTATGATTTCTATTTCCGAAAGGAGGACTTCGATGCCTTCACTCACGAACGTGCTATTACAGATAACCTAACAGCGAAACAGGCGAGAAAAATAGTTAACCGAAAGTTACTTGCGTTACATTATAGGATTTTCCCAAAATTGCAAGAGAAAGGGGTTGATTTACATCACCACCATAAGAGCCAAAATATCGTCTCCAGTTTTGCCCACACAGCTAGGAATAGTAAAACCCTAAATGGTATGTGGCTATATTATGGGAAATCCCCTGACGAGGCCGCTGCTCACCCCGCAAAAAATGATACCGAAAAGAGCATGAATAATCATGTCCGCTTGCAGCTGATCATTCGAGAAGATACAGTGGGCATTTGGTGTGCTGTTGGAAAGGGAGGTGGCAGCAGGATCGACCGAAATTATTTCCAAAGGAAAATGGAAGTTGAAAAAAATCAACAATATTTCTTTTCGTTACTTAAAACCCTTGGCGACGAATATTTCGTCGAACTGGCAGGTAAACAGCCTTATTTCTTAAAGGATATCAAAACACCCCAACAACTTTTTCACATTATTGTGCAAGATCGAGGTAATCTGGAATATTATTTCATTATCGGAATGAATGTTTTACCCAATGATGAACGCCTGCTTGATAACAGACTAGAATCATTTGTACTTAAAGAGTTTGAAAAGCTATTTCCAGTTTATAATTTTTTCAAAGCTCCAGTTAAATAA